ttcgCATCTGGCTTAAGCAGAAGCTGTTAGCTCAGGAAGCGCAAGAAGATAGATCTATAGAAATCCTTCCTGATAACTGCATTGGTTTTTTTCACAGTGCTCGGGGACAGCTGTACAGTTGTAGGTGGTTTAATACTGTCACTCCATTAGCTAGCAGTTTAGCATACATCtacatataaaaaaattaaatactgtgTACCACTATGTACCACTGAGGCCCAAAGCACCATCTAGTTGGCAATGGACAGAACTAAAAGGTGACCGAGTAGCTAAATAAAGCTAGCCAATAATACTTTACTTTAAAACTTCAGCATGACTCGGAATGTTGTTAGAAAACCATACTGCAGTATCCTTCATTGCAATGCTTCTAGGAATAAAGTCAGCAACTACTTAATATTTCTGAGCTGCCAAAACCATTCTTGAATGCACTGATTTGGGATATACAGGCTACTTACCAGGAGCACATCAAAGGTGCAGTGGCATCTCCTTTGGTTAACATGAGTGAGTTAGAACTGCCTTTGTGGAGGGCTCTTGAACAGTTCATATCCTTGCACTGGCAACCATTTGGAAACCTTATCTAATTACATTTCTTATCAGTTGTTCTCATTAACGTGTGGACACAGTATGGAACCAAGGCGACTACAGTCAGAGGCATAGCTGCACTCTTACAAAAAGAGAGAATGTAGAACAAATACTCAGTATGAGTAGGTATCTTAACAAAATTATACAGCTGTAGTGTAGCTAAAGAAGCAGCTATACACAATACGCGGAAACTTATCTTACAGCTGTTTTTACCCTTGCAGCTGGTGATGAacatttctgaattaatacCAATACCTAAGCCAAAGAATGCACCTAAATTTCTCACCAGTCCAGCAAACGGAGTTGTGTCAATGTTTATCCAGTCTGGATTGGCACACCACTTCTTGGCCTTTGGGACAGACCACAGCAAGTCAATATCAAGAAGCTTGAGGACTAGGTAAAAACCAAGGgcaaagatgaaaagaaacaagtttGTCTTGATGTACATTCTCAAACTTGCTGTCTGAATAGCAGGGGTATGCTCAAATGCTTCTGCCACAACAATTCCTGTAGATAAGAAAGTCAGTGTTACAGGGAACAACACACTAATGTTGAAGAAGTACTTCTTACAGTGCCCCTGTAGGATTTGACttttgaagacagaagaaaatacatatgtatCCACACgcatttatataaaatacacCTAGATACAAATGTATTCACATACACACAATTTACCACTTCTGTGGTAGATGCAAAGACTTTTCTCTCACTCAAAACTGCTAAGTTTGGGAAATAAGTGTTAAATGCCAAgcaccagttttttttttcttataggaGACATGCCTTAGGCCAGACTGCATCACCCACACGACCACCTTTGCAATATTAGAGGTAAACTACAACATTCCTTTTCTAGAAGAAACTTTCAAAGGCTGGTACAGCAATGCAGATTCCAACACCAGTTCTCACACAGGCTGTGACTGTTGAAGGAAAGGACACAGCAATCAActatctattttctttcttattccttttaCCCTGGTTGTGTAAAGGGACAACTGGGTCTCAAGCTGTCATTTCATGCTGCACAGGCCTCTCTGTATATGAACTAGCAGCCCCTGCTCCATGCTCTAGTCACCCTCCTTCAGATCAGACAGAAACCAGAGATTGGTCATAATTTCAAGATGATAAATACCAGTTCAAAACATACTTAATTCTGAGATATGTACTTTATATTCTTCAATCCTTCTGGGGTGTTTGCACTGctaatttctgttttgctgcagatCTCTGGCCCCATGTTTGTTCACACTGTACACATGGTAGTTTACTCCTTGACACCTTTCAAAATGAACCAAATTGCACCAAACAGCTTTCTCCTGAGAGGAAAGTCAGGGCTGTATAGGAGCAATTTCCTCCTCACTACCTTccaggcaggcagcacagaTAAAGATCAGATGTAGTCAGTACAAAAGAGATAGTGCTAGCCTGTAGTGTTGTTGAGAATAATGCAGTCAGCAACAACTTGCCTGTCGACAAGGGCTCACTTCCTCTGTGAATTACAAAGACAGCAGACACATACTGCCTCACAAAGGTTGCAAATTTCAAAATTAGACTGTAATCTTCCAGAGACTGCAGTTGAGTAGTACTACTCAAAATCTCTTGCCTTTTCtcatatttcagaatttttggATTTTGCatatgtgaaggaaaaaaaaattagcaacaTTACCAGCAAATACTCCAAGAATAACTTGATGAGGGAAATGTGTTGCTATGAATACTCTTGAGATGCATACGCTGATCTGGATAATCCAAAAAATAGTCCAGAGTAACGACCGTGTCAGtctaagaggaaaaagaaagatgcttaAAAATTCAGATATTTCATCTCATAATTTACATCAGGTGCATTTGTGTCAGGCTCATATTTTAACTGAGCA
Above is a genomic segment from Meleagris gallopavo isolate NT-WF06-2002-E0010 breed Aviagen turkey brand Nicholas breeding stock chromosome 7, Turkey_5.1, whole genome shotgun sequence containing:
- the G6PC2 gene encoding glucose-6-phosphatase 2 isoform X2, whose protein sequence is MIWVAVIGDWFNLIFKWILFGHRPYWWVHETMIYPNQSSPCLEQFPITCETGPGSPSGHAMGSSCVWYVMVTAALSYTVRWKEKSAVSLHRLTRSLLWTIFWIIQISVCISRVFIATHFPHQVILGVFAGIVVAEAFEHTPAIQTASLRMYIKTNLFLFIFALGFYLVLKLLDIDLLWSVPKAKKWCANPDWINIDTTPFAGLVRNLGAFFGLGIGINSEMFITSCKGKNSCKISFRVLCIAASLATLQLYNFVKIPTHTEYLFYILSFCKSAAMPLTVVALVPYCVHTLMRTTDKKCN
- the G6PC2 gene encoding glucose-6-phosphatase 2 isoform X1, whose amino-acid sequence is MDLLHSNGVLIIQHLQRDYRAYQDFLNFMSHVGDPRNIFSFYFPLWFQLNQVVGTKMIWVAVIGDWFNLIFKWILFGHRPYWWVHETMIYPNQSSPCLEQFPITCETGPGSPSGHAMGSSCVWYVMVTAALSYTVRWKEKSAVSLHRLTRSLLWTIFWIIQISVCISRVFIATHFPHQVILGVFAGIVVAEAFEHTPAIQTASLRMYIKTNLFLFIFALGFYLVLKLLDIDLLWSVPKAKKWCANPDWINIDTTPFAGLVRNLGAFFGLGIGINSEMFITSCKGKNSCKISFRVLCIAASLATLQLYNFVKIPTHTEYLFYILSFCKSAAMPLTVVALVPYCVHTLMRTTDKKCN